One Nitrospinota bacterium DNA window includes the following coding sequences:
- a CDS encoding glycosyltransferase, with protein MKIAIIKPYRLPFIRGNALSVHRLISGLRDRKVGVKEICISDYKYKRDIYKDVSSFKPDLIHGFHGYKTGRVVLYLKKRMGVPLIISLRGTDFNHDLFNNKRRPLVLETLSSVDMIIVFAPFTKELIRKENPELSCDKVHIIPHAVKLKENPYNILDELNFKKEHFIFFLPGGIRKIKNVEFCIKPLNRLRKSYPQIKLIYAGSIIEKRIGLRFIKRIRNLDWVIYLGAVPHDRMYSLYRASDVVMNTSLSEGMPNSLLEAMSLGKAVLASKIPGNQAIVKNEEDGLLFETEKEFIKKAERLIRDKDLRKRLGREAKEKIKKYHTPRGELDEHMKIYKRLLSSG; from the coding sequence GAAGATTGCGATTATCAAACCCTATCGCCTGCCCTTTATAAGAGGAAATGCACTCTCTGTACATCGACTTATCTCAGGATTAAGGGATAGAAAAGTAGGTGTAAAAGAGATCTGTATCTCTGATTACAAATATAAGAGGGATATTTATAAAGATGTTTCCTCTTTTAAACCTGATCTTATTCATGGATTCCATGGATACAAAACAGGAAGAGTTGTTCTCTACCTAAAAAAAAGAATGGGTGTTCCGCTAATTATATCCCTTAGAGGAACGGACTTCAATCATGACCTCTTTAACAATAAAAGAAGGCCTCTTGTATTAGAAACATTGAGTTCTGTGGATATGATTATTGTCTTTGCCCCTTTTACCAAAGAGTTAATAAGAAAAGAGAATCCAGAGCTCAGTTGTGATAAAGTTCATATCATACCTCATGCTGTCAAACTCAAAGAAAACCCATATAACATCCTGGATGAATTGAATTTCAAGAAAGAACACTTTATCTTCTTTTTGCCTGGTGGTATCCGAAAAATAAAAAATGTTGAATTTTGTATAAAACCACTGAACAGGCTGAGAAAGAGCTATCCTCAAATTAAATTAATCTATGCAGGTTCAATCATCGAAAAAAGGATTGGTTTAAGATTCATAAAGAGGATTAGGAATTTAGACTGGGTCATTTATCTGGGTGCTGTTCCCCATGACAGGATGTATTCCCTTTACAGAGCCTCTGATGTAGTTATGAACACATCTCTATCCGAAGGAATGCCAAATTCCCTTCTTGAGGCCATGAGCCTAGGAAAGGCTGTTCTGGCCTCTAAGATTCCAGGGAATCAAGCAATCGTAAAAAATGAAGAGGATGGTCTTTTATTTGAAACAGAGAAAGAATTTATAAAAAAGGCAGAGAGGCTCATCAGGGATAAGGACTTAAGGAAAAGATTGGGCAGAGAGGCAAAAGAAAAGATAAAAAAATATCATACTCCTAGAGGAGAGCTGGATGAACATATGAAAATCTACAAAAGGCTTTTATCTTCTGGTTAA
- a CDS encoding HemK2/MTQ2 family protein methyltransferase produces MNHINTSGENLFLFKENRFILDPEVIPPHFGSILLADHLSYYIDEGNLVLDLGTGSGFLGIIAAKKARRVIATDISYQSAICTRKNAVLNKVDKKIMVFVGDMFSGLRQSIFDLIIGNVPMMPVSPGMFLDDPLSTARNGGIDGRFFMDKMILKGSYYLKPRAKLLFQQFDFLDIKKTIKMMERSGFITEIIDEKVQDLSQSGVERLEYLKKLCTDSLIHEKTDIPRCKRYVILGIKKNEA; encoded by the coding sequence ATGAATCATATTAATACATCAGGCGAAAACCTCTTTCTTTTTAAAGAAAATAGATTTATTCTTGATCCTGAAGTCATCCCCCCACATTTTGGTTCCATATTATTGGCAGACCATCTCTCTTATTACATTGATGAAGGAAATCTCGTCTTAGATTTAGGAACAGGGAGCGGTTTTCTTGGGATTATTGCTGCCAAGAAGGCAAGAAGAGTAATCGCAACAGATATAAGTTATCAAAGTGCAATATGTACGAGAAAAAATGCTGTTTTGAATAAAGTTGATAAAAAGATTATGGTATTCGTTGGAGATATGTTTTCAGGCTTAAGGCAGAGTATTTTTGACCTGATTATTGGAAATGTGCCTATGATGCCTGTTTCTCCTGGAATGTTTCTTGATGACCCTTTATCAACTGCCAGAAACGGGGGGATTGATGGCAGATTTTTTATGGATAAAATGATATTAAAGGGGTCATATTATCTTAAACCTAGGGCCAAATTGTTATTTCAGCAATTTGACTTTCTTGATATAAAGAAGACCATAAAGATGATGGAAAGAAGCGGATTTATAACAGAAATAATTGATGAAAAGGTTCAGGATCTGAGCCAGTCAGGAGTTGAAAGACTGGAATATTTAAAAAAACTTTGTACAGATTCTCTCATCCATGAAAAAACGGATATTCCAAGATGCAAAAGATATGTCATTCTGGGAATCAAAAAGAATGAGGCTTGA